Proteins co-encoded in one Paraburkholderia terrae genomic window:
- a CDS encoding DUF3311 domain-containing protein, which yields MAHDADANKASKHWLWLLLLPWIAMIWVPSYNKIEPVLFDFPFFYWYQLLWVLISAVITAVVYFKTKNRSKGGAR from the coding sequence ATGGCTCACGACGCCGACGCCAACAAGGCCAGCAAGCACTGGCTGTGGCTGTTGCTGTTACCCTGGATCGCGATGATCTGGGTGCCGTCATACAACAAGATCGAACCCGTGCTATTCGACTTCCCGTTCTTCTACTGGTATCAGCTCCTGTGGGTGCTGATCAGCGCGGTGATTACGGCCGTCGTGTACTTCAAAACGAAAAATCGCTCGAAGGGAGGTGCTCGATGA
- a CDS encoding spermidine synthase — MTKLIKRASAEARAFRNNQSAAPKQRISRAKTRASRDEDDFSDVAKASVIETPRKPRFAPVTFSEEGGVRYLHFGTEWVQGAMRLSKPDHIELEYAQQMMAWLLFLETPNRIVQLGLGTGSLTKFAHRYLKRAQVEAVELNPAVVIAARTMFSLPADDARLTVRETDAWEFVNDRANHDTIGALQIDLYDATARGPVLDSVAFYRAARACLTQAGVVTVNLFGDHPSFVRNMKRLNEAFDGRVIALPEVHDGNRIAIAFSGPAIDVPFAQLQERAKLIEAKLALPARKWVKGLQESTGQNDTFAI; from the coding sequence ATGACGAAACTGATCAAGCGTGCTTCGGCCGAGGCGCGTGCTTTCCGCAACAATCAATCCGCTGCGCCTAAGCAACGCATTTCGCGTGCAAAAACCCGCGCGTCGCGCGACGAAGACGATTTCAGCGACGTCGCGAAAGCGTCGGTGATCGAAACCCCGCGCAAGCCGCGCTTCGCGCCCGTCACGTTCTCGGAAGAGGGCGGCGTGCGCTATCTGCACTTCGGCACGGAATGGGTGCAAGGCGCGATGCGCCTGTCGAAGCCCGATCACATCGAACTCGAATACGCGCAGCAGATGATGGCCTGGCTGCTGTTCCTCGAAACGCCGAATCGTATCGTGCAGCTCGGCCTCGGCACCGGCTCGCTGACAAAGTTCGCGCACCGCTACCTGAAGCGCGCGCAGGTTGAAGCCGTCGAATTGAACCCCGCCGTCGTGATCGCCGCGCGCACGATGTTCAGCCTGCCCGCCGACGACGCGCGCCTCACCGTGCGCGAAACCGACGCATGGGAATTCGTCAACGACCGCGCGAACCACGACACGATCGGCGCATTGCAGATCGATCTGTACGACGCGACTGCGCGTGGCCCCGTGCTCGACAGCGTCGCTTTCTATCGCGCCGCGCGCGCGTGTCTCACGCAAGCGGGCGTCGTCACCGTCAACCTGTTCGGCGATCATCCGAGCTTCGTGCGCAATATGAAGCGCCTGAACGAAGCCTTCGATGGACGCGTGATCGCGCTGCCCGAAGTACACGATGGCAACCGCATCGCGATCGCATTCTCGGGCCCGGCAATCGACGTGCCGTTCGCGCAGTTGCAGGAGCGCGCGAAGCTGATCGAGGCAAAGCTCGCATTGCCCGCACGCAAGTGGGTCAAGGGCCTGCAGGAATCGACGGGCCAGAACGACACGTTCGCGATCTGA
- a CDS encoding DNA-deoxyinosine glycosylase has protein sequence MLRGFPPVVAECTHTLILGSFPGEASLVATQYYAHPRNQFWRLLGAVIGEPLHELDYPTRLERVLKHGIGVWDVLAACTREGSLDVAIRNATPNDFASFREYAPKLKKVCFNGKTAGRFAPVIAEAGYETLVLPSSSPANAMLSFDQKLRLWREILT, from the coding sequence ATGCTGCGCGGCTTTCCACCCGTCGTCGCCGAGTGTACGCATACGCTGATTCTCGGCAGCTTTCCCGGCGAGGCGTCGCTGGTGGCGACACAGTATTACGCGCATCCGCGTAACCAGTTCTGGCGTTTGCTCGGCGCGGTGATCGGCGAACCGCTGCACGAACTCGATTACCCGACGCGTCTCGAGCGCGTGTTGAAGCATGGCATCGGTGTATGGGACGTGCTGGCCGCATGCACGCGCGAAGGCAGTCTCGATGTGGCAATCCGCAACGCGACGCCAAACGACTTCGCTTCGTTTCGCGAGTACGCGCCGAAGCTGAAGAAGGTCTGCTTCAATGGCAAGACGGCGGGGCGCTTTGCGCCTGTGATCGCGGAGGCGGGCTACGAGACGCTGGTCCTCCCGTCCTCCAGCCCCGCCAATGCTATGCTCTCGTTCGACCAAAAATTGCGCCTGTGGCGCGAGATCCTCACATGA
- a CDS encoding chorismate--pyruvate lyase family protein encodes MPIRFDAADAHWRVAPLPVFSPDQKDWLTRGGSLTAHLRTLGAVTVRVTREAVDLPFDDETTALAIAPRTPVWVREVVLSVDGKPFVAAHSIVPLAASTGVWQAMRRLRTRPLAELLYSDSSVSRSSLVSRRLTARHPLHRLALREMDNARIHALLARRSVFERYGEPLMVTEVMLPALWTRLAMRDHKHAAAQPVPRDHGQALDHTASRADVNAKRAGKQGEVR; translated from the coding sequence ATGCCTATCCGTTTCGATGCTGCCGACGCGCATTGGCGCGTCGCGCCCCTTCCAGTGTTCTCGCCTGATCAAAAAGACTGGCTCACACGTGGCGGTTCGCTGACGGCGCACTTGCGCACGCTCGGCGCCGTCACGGTGCGCGTGACACGCGAGGCCGTCGATTTGCCCTTCGACGACGAAACCACCGCGCTCGCCATCGCGCCGCGCACGCCCGTGTGGGTGCGTGAGGTGGTGTTATCGGTCGATGGAAAGCCGTTCGTCGCCGCGCACAGCATCGTGCCGCTCGCGGCGAGCACGGGCGTGTGGCAGGCGATGCGCCGTCTGCGCACGCGTCCGCTTGCGGAACTGTTGTATAGCGACAGCAGTGTGTCGCGTTCGTCGCTGGTCAGCCGACGCTTGACGGCGCGGCATCCGCTGCATCGTCTTGCTTTGCGAGAAATGGATAACGCGCGTATCCACGCGTTGCTCGCGCGACGTTCCGTATTCGAGCGCTACGGCGAGCCGTTGATGGTCACCGAAGTCATGCTGCCCGCGCTGTGGACGCGTCTCGCGATGCGCGATCACAAGCACGCGGCGGCGCAACCGGTGCCGCGCGATCACGGACAGGCGCTCGATCACACGGCTTCGCGCGCTGATGTCAACGCAAAACGTGCCGGCAAGCAGGGCGAGGTGCGCTGA
- the htpG gene encoding molecular chaperone HtpG produces the protein MAQETMSFQAEVKQLLHLMIHSLYSNKEIFLRELISNASDAADKLRFEAIENNALYENDPNLRIRVSVDKAARTISIDDNGIGMSRDEAVANLGTIARSGTKEFFGKLSGDQQKDAALIGQFGVGFYSGFIVADKITVETRRAGLPASEGVRWTSAGEGDFSVDTIERAPRGTTITLHLRADEDELLSSHKLKSIIQKYSDHVALPILMQKEEWDAEKGEMVTKDEDETVNQASALWTRAKSDITEEQYKQFYQHLSHDHQDPLTWTHNRVEGRSEYTQLLYVPAHAPFDMWNRDHRGGLKLYVKRVFIMDDAEQLLPAYLRFVKGVVDSADLPLNVSRELLQESRDVKAIREGVTKRALSMLEELANSEEAAEKEKYTGFWKEFGQVLKEGIGEDFSNKERIAKLARFASTHNDSSEQTVALADYVARMKPEQSKIYYVTADTYQAAKNSPHLEVFRKKGVEVLLLTDRVDEWMLSFLNEFDGKPLQSVARGDLDLGQLNDEEKQAQEKVGEELKPLVERMKEALKDKAKDVRLTFRLTDSPSCLVADEGDMSGYLQRMLKAAGQNAPAFHPILEVNPEHALVKNLSTDNANFDDWCHLLFDQALLAEGGSLEDPASFVKRTNALLLAR, from the coding sequence ATGGCACAAGAAACCATGAGCTTTCAGGCAGAAGTGAAACAGCTTCTGCACCTGATGATCCATTCGCTGTACAGCAACAAGGAAATCTTCCTGCGCGAACTGATCTCGAACGCATCGGACGCGGCGGACAAGCTGCGCTTCGAAGCGATCGAAAACAACGCGCTGTACGAGAACGATCCGAACCTGCGCATCCGCGTGTCGGTCGACAAGGCCGCGCGCACTATCAGCATCGACGACAACGGCATCGGCATGAGCCGCGACGAAGCGGTCGCGAACCTCGGCACGATCGCGCGCTCGGGCACCAAGGAATTCTTCGGCAAGCTGTCGGGCGACCAGCAGAAGGACGCGGCGCTGATCGGCCAGTTCGGTGTCGGGTTCTATTCGGGTTTCATCGTCGCGGACAAGATCACGGTGGAAACCCGCCGCGCCGGTCTGCCGGCGTCGGAAGGCGTGCGCTGGACGAGCGCGGGCGAGGGCGATTTCTCGGTCGACACGATCGAACGCGCGCCGCGCGGTACGACGATCACACTGCATTTGCGCGCCGACGAAGACGAACTGCTGTCTTCGCACAAGCTCAAGTCGATCATCCAGAAGTACTCGGATCACGTCGCGCTGCCTATCCTGATGCAGAAGGAAGAGTGGGACGCCGAGAAGGGCGAGATGGTCACGAAGGACGAAGACGAGACCGTCAACCAGGCGAGCGCGCTGTGGACGCGCGCGAAGAGCGACATCACCGAAGAGCAGTACAAGCAGTTCTACCAGCATCTGTCGCACGATCATCAAGACCCGCTGACGTGGACGCATAACCGCGTCGAAGGCCGCAGCGAGTACACACAACTGCTGTATGTGCCGGCACACGCGCCGTTCGACATGTGGAACCGCGATCATCGCGGCGGCCTGAAGCTGTATGTGAAGCGCGTGTTCATCATGGACGACGCCGAGCAATTGCTGCCCGCGTATCTGCGTTTCGTGAAGGGCGTGGTCGATTCGGCCGATCTGCCGCTGAACGTGTCGCGCGAACTGCTGCAGGAAAGCCGCGACGTGAAGGCGATCCGCGAAGGCGTGACCAAGCGCGCGCTGTCGATGCTCGAAGAACTGGCGAACTCGGAAGAAGCCGCCGAAAAGGAAAAGTACACGGGGTTCTGGAAGGAGTTTGGCCAGGTGCTGAAGGAAGGCATCGGCGAGGACTTCTCGAACAAGGAGCGCATTGCGAAGCTCGCGCGTTTCGCGTCGACGCATAACGACTCGTCCGAGCAGACGGTGGCGCTGGCGGATTACGTCGCGCGCATGAAGCCCGAGCAGTCGAAGATCTACTACGTCACGGCCGATACGTATCAGGCCGCGAAGAACAGCCCGCACCTCGAAGTGTTCCGCAAGAAGGGCGTCGAAGTGCTGCTGCTGACGGATCGCGTCGACGAATGGATGCTGTCGTTCCTCAATGAGTTCGACGGCAAGCCGCTGCAAAGCGTCGCGCGTGGCGACCTCGATCTGGGCCAGTTGAACGATGAGGAAAAGCAGGCGCAGGAGAAGGTCGGCGAAGAATTGAAGCCGCTCGTCGAGCGCATGAAGGAAGCGCTCAAGGACAAGGCGAAGGACGTGCGTCTGACGTTCCGCCTGACGGATTCGCCGTCTTGCCTCGTGGCTGATGAGGGCGATATGAGCGGCTATCTGCAGCGCATGCTGAAGGCGGCAGGGCAGAATGCGCCGGCGTTTCATCCGATTCTTGAAGTGAATCCGGAGCATGCGCTGGTCAAGAACCTGAGCACCGATAACGCGAACTTCGATGACTGGTGTCATCTGTTGTTCGATCAGGCGCTGCTGGCGGAAGGCGGTTCGCTGGAAGATCCGGCGAGTTTTGTGAAGCGGACGAATGCGTTGTTGTTGGCGCGTTAA
- a CDS encoding PLP-dependent aminotransferase family protein, with amino-acid sequence MSVPLDLIPAPHDASALTLVDQLVQWARRRIEERVFRPGMRMPSIRKLALDKGVSRFTVVEAYERLVAQGYLDSRRGSGFYVRERLASGPLPVERRTATPDAAPAPSTIDVVWLLRNMLHTSTRPERGPGLGYLPARWLDGELITGALRTLGRQSGAQMLGFGTPQGFLPLRQQLQTRLEELEIGASPEQIVLVSGITQAIDLIARLYVQPGDSVIVGDPAWFQMFGRFASQGARLVGMPYTPDGPDLDALETLVQTWRPKMLVLNSVLQNPTGTSLTAAQAFRILRLAEEYDFIVVEDDIYGDLCPPGFPATRLASLDQLKRVIYLGSFSKTLAANLRVGFIASSLDVAKAVTDQKMLVGMTTPELNERVLYKILTEGHYRRHVERLRARLDSVRDKSVRMLEKTGLRMFQTPAAGMFVWADTGVDADALAAAGHEEGFLLTPGSLFSPQQSPTTWMRFNVANCGDPALPAFLCRYLDGVARRAS; translated from the coding sequence ATGTCTGTCCCGCTCGACCTGATTCCCGCTCCTCACGACGCTTCGGCGCTGACGCTCGTCGATCAGCTCGTGCAGTGGGCGCGCCGCCGCATCGAGGAGCGCGTGTTCCGCCCCGGCATGCGCATGCCGTCGATCCGCAAGCTGGCGCTCGACAAGGGCGTGTCGCGCTTTACGGTCGTCGAGGCGTATGAGCGGCTGGTCGCGCAGGGTTATCTGGATTCGCGTCGCGGCTCGGGCTTTTACGTGCGCGAGCGGCTGGCGTCCGGCCCGCTGCCCGTCGAGCGCCGCACCGCCACGCCCGACGCGGCGCCCGCGCCAAGCACGATCGACGTCGTCTGGCTGTTGCGCAACATGCTGCACACGTCGACGCGTCCCGAGCGCGGTCCTGGTCTCGGCTACCTGCCCGCGCGCTGGCTCGACGGCGAGCTGATCACGGGCGCGCTGCGCACGCTCGGTAGGCAAAGCGGCGCGCAGATGCTCGGCTTCGGCACGCCGCAAGGCTTCCTACCGCTGCGCCAGCAGTTGCAGACGCGGCTCGAAGAACTGGAGATCGGCGCGTCGCCGGAGCAGATCGTGCTCGTGTCGGGCATCACGCAGGCCATCGACCTGATCGCGCGGCTCTACGTGCAGCCGGGCGATTCGGTGATCGTCGGCGATCCGGCGTGGTTCCAGATGTTCGGGCGCTTTGCGTCGCAGGGCGCGCGCCTGGTCGGCATGCCGTACACGCCGGACGGCCCCGATCTCGACGCGCTGGAAACGCTGGTGCAGACGTGGCGGCCGAAAATGCTCGTGTTGAACTCCGTGCTGCAGAACCCGACGGGCACCTCGCTCACGGCGGCGCAGGCGTTCCGCATCCTGCGGCTCGCGGAGGAGTACGACTTCATCGTCGTCGAAGACGATATCTACGGCGATCTGTGCCCGCCGGGCTTTCCCGCGACGCGCCTCGCGAGCCTCGACCAGTTGAAGCGCGTGATCTATCTGGGCAGCTTCTCGAAGACGCTGGCGGCGAATCTGCGGGTCGGTTTCATCGCTTCGTCGCTGGACGTCGCGAAGGCCGTCACCGACCAGAAGATGCTGGTCGGCATGACGACGCCCGAACTGAACGAGCGCGTGCTCTACAAGATTTTGACGGAAGGGCACTACCGGCGGCACGTCGAGCGGCTGCGCGCGCGGCTCGACAGCGTGCGTGACAAATCCGTGCGGATGCTCGAAAAGACGGGCTTGCGGATGTTTCAGACGCCCGCGGCGGGCATGTTCGTGTGGGCGGATACGGGCGTCGACGCCGACGCGCTGGCGGCCGCCGGCCACGAGGAAGGCTTTTTGCTGACACCGGGAAGCCTGTTCTCGCCGCAGCAGTCGCCGACTACCTGGATGCGCTTCAACGTCGCGAATTGCGGCGACCCGGCGCTGCCCGCATTCCTGTGCCGCTATCTGGACGGCGTCGCGCGGCGGGCTTCCTGA
- a CDS encoding VOC family protein, with the protein MTAQTLRIDHLVVSARTLDEGTQYVADTLGIAPSGGGAHPSMRTHNRLLNLWGGAYLEVIAIDPDAAQSADARPRLFALDDPAVHERLAKGPYLSHWVARVDRPKNLALWQQQYPERISTVVPMTRGDFAWSLTIADDGAFPSWQGAGDGVVPSLIQWDTPRHPSDLLPETGLALKALKGWHPQAEVVAQQLQWLGAAHLIALESTDGAPALAAEIETPSGLRTLK; encoded by the coding sequence ATGACCGCACAAACGCTACGCATCGATCACCTCGTTGTTTCCGCCCGCACCCTCGACGAAGGCACGCAATATGTCGCCGATACCCTCGGCATTGCGCCGTCGGGCGGCGGCGCGCATCCGTCGATGCGCACCCACAACCGGCTGCTCAACCTGTGGGGCGGCGCGTACCTGGAAGTGATCGCAATCGATCCCGACGCGGCGCAATCCGCAGACGCCCGCCCTCGCCTCTTCGCGCTCGACGATCCCGCCGTGCATGAGCGCCTCGCGAAGGGTCCGTATCTGTCGCACTGGGTTGCGCGCGTCGATCGGCCGAAAAATCTGGCGCTGTGGCAACAGCAGTATCCCGAGCGCATTTCGACCGTCGTGCCGATGACGCGTGGCGATTTCGCCTGGAGCCTGACGATCGCCGATGACGGCGCATTCCCGTCGTGGCAAGGCGCGGGCGACGGTGTCGTGCCGTCGCTGATCCAGTGGGACACGCCGCGCCATCCGTCCGACCTGCTGCCGGAAACCGGCCTCGCGCTGAAGGCGCTGAAGGGCTGGCATCCGCAGGCCGAGGTCGTCGCGCAGCAGTTGCAATGGCTCGGCGCGGCTCATCTGATCGCGCTGGAAAGCACGGACGGCGCGCCCGCGTTGGCAGCTGAAATCGAGACCCCGAGCGGACTGCGTACGCTCAAGTAA
- a CDS encoding DMT family transporter, with the protein MKRETQGMLLGLIGVVIFSLTLPMTRIVVAEFSPLLNGLGRALAAAVPAAVLLAVRREKLPTWPQLKSLAVVSLGVIVAFPVFSAWAMKTVPASHGAVVNGLQPLCVAIYAAWLSHERPSKAFWASAIVGSAIVIAFALQAGGGALQAGDLLMLVAVGIGALGYAEGARLARQIGGWQVICWALVVSAPFLLAPVAWLGWEQHVTHPGPVALKTWLAFGYVTVFSQFIGFFAWYAGLAMGGTARVGQVQLLQIFFTMAFSALFFGETVAPITWIFAAAVIATVVLGRKATVHTAVRPVRAA; encoded by the coding sequence ATGAAGCGCGAAACCCAGGGCATGCTGCTCGGCCTGATCGGCGTGGTGATTTTCAGTCTGACGCTGCCGATGACCCGCATCGTCGTCGCCGAATTCAGTCCGCTGCTGAATGGCCTTGGCCGCGCGCTCGCCGCTGCTGTTCCCGCTGCCGTGCTGCTCGCAGTCCGCCGAGAAAAGCTGCCGACGTGGCCGCAACTGAAAAGCCTTGCCGTCGTGTCGCTGGGCGTGATCGTCGCATTTCCGGTGTTCTCCGCGTGGGCGATGAAGACCGTGCCGGCTTCGCACGGTGCCGTCGTCAATGGTTTGCAACCGCTGTGCGTCGCCATCTATGCGGCGTGGCTGTCGCACGAGCGTCCGTCGAAGGCGTTCTGGGCGAGCGCCATCGTGGGCAGCGCGATCGTCATCGCGTTTGCCTTGCAGGCGGGCGGCGGCGCGCTTCAGGCAGGCGATCTGCTGATGCTGGTCGCCGTCGGCATCGGCGCGCTCGGCTACGCGGAAGGCGCGCGGCTCGCGCGGCAGATCGGCGGCTGGCAGGTTATCTGCTGGGCGCTCGTCGTGTCCGCGCCGTTCCTGCTCGCTCCCGTCGCGTGGCTCGGCTGGGAGCAGCACGTCACGCATCCCGGCCCCGTCGCGCTAAAAACGTGGCTCGCGTTCGGCTATGTCACGGTGTTCTCGCAGTTCATCGGCTTTTTCGCGTGGTACGCGGGGCTCGCCATGGGCGGGACGGCGCGCGTCGGCCAGGTGCAACTGCTGCAGATCTTCTTCACGATGGCGTTCTCCGCGCTCTTTTTCGGCGAGACCGTCGCGCCCATCACGTGGATTTTCGCGGCGGCCGTGATCGCCACTGTCGTGCTGGGCCGCAAGGCTACCGTGCATACGGCCGTGCGGCCGGTTCGCGCCGCCTGA
- a CDS encoding PLP-dependent aminotransferase family protein, with protein MNQSDLNAPTWQLSERARKLTSSAIREILKVTERPEVISFAGGLPSPATFPAEEMRVASDRILRDSPAAALQYSATEGYLPLREWVAQRYSVNGAQIRPSQVLITTGSQQALDLLGKVLVCPESPVLVETPTYLGALQSFSMYEPHYVQVPTDDNGLIPESLTPELTKGARLLYAQPNFQNPTGRRLPIERRRALAEFAKSAPFPVIEDDPYGALDYRGEPLPTMLSMSPDHIVHLGSFSKVLAPGLRIGYIIAPEELHFKLVQAKQATDLHTPSFTQRIVHEVVKDGFLDTHVPKIRALYRDQCEAMLGSLERYMPEGVTWNRPEGGMFIWVTLPKHIDTMKLLEQAVAQNVAFVPGGPFFANEAQHNTLRLSFVTVPPAKIDEGVARLAELIRARV; from the coding sequence ATGAATCAAAGCGACCTCAATGCCCCGACCTGGCAATTGTCCGAACGCGCTCGCAAGCTGACCAGCTCGGCGATTCGCGAAATCCTGAAGGTCACCGAGCGTCCCGAGGTCATTTCGTTCGCGGGCGGTCTGCCGTCGCCGGCCACCTTCCCGGCGGAAGAAATGCGCGTAGCCTCCGACCGCATCCTGCGCGATTCGCCCGCCGCCGCGCTCCAGTACAGCGCGACGGAAGGCTATCTGCCGCTGCGCGAATGGGTTGCGCAACGCTATTCGGTGAACGGCGCGCAGATCCGTCCTTCGCAGGTGCTGATCACGACGGGCTCGCAACAGGCACTCGATCTGCTCGGCAAGGTGCTGGTCTGCCCGGAAAGCCCGGTGCTGGTCGAAACGCCGACCTATCTCGGCGCGCTGCAATCGTTCTCGATGTACGAGCCGCACTACGTGCAGGTCCCGACGGACGATAACGGCCTGATCCCCGAAAGCCTCACGCCCGAGCTGACGAAGGGCGCGCGCCTGCTGTACGCGCAGCCGAACTTCCAGAATCCGACGGGACGCCGCCTGCCCATCGAGCGCCGCCGCGCACTCGCCGAATTCGCAAAGTCGGCGCCCTTCCCCGTCATCGAAGACGATCCGTACGGCGCGCTCGACTATCGCGGCGAGCCGCTGCCGACCATGCTGTCGATGTCGCCCGATCACATCGTGCATCTCGGCTCGTTCTCGAAGGTGCTGGCGCCCGGCCTGCGCATCGGCTACATCATTGCGCCCGAGGAACTGCACTTCAAGCTCGTGCAAGCCAAGCAGGCCACGGATCTCCACACGCCAAGCTTCACGCAGCGCATCGTGCATGAAGTCGTGAAAGACGGCTTCCTCGATACGCACGTGCCGAAAATCCGCGCGCTGTATCGCGACCAGTGCGAAGCGATGCTCGGCTCGCTCGAACGCTACATGCCCGAAGGCGTGACGTGGAACCGGCCGGAAGGCGGCATGTTCATCTGGGTGACGCTGCCGAAGCACATCGACACGATGAAGCTGCTCGAACAAGCCGTCGCGCAAAACGTCGCGTTCGTGCCGGGCGGTCCGTTCTTCGCGAACGAAGCGCAGCACAACACGCTGCGCCTGTCGTTCGTGACCGTGCCGCCCGCGAAAATCGACGAAGGCGTTGCGCGTCTCGCGGAACTCATCCGCGCGCGCGTCTGA
- a CDS encoding RidA family protein, translating into MAQSNVYDKLKELGIELPVAGAPAAAYVMSAQSGNTVYLSGHIAKKDGKVWAGKLGDNVSTEEGKTAARSVAIDLLATLHTHVGDLNRVTRIVKVMSLVNSTLDFTEQHIVTNGASELIADVFGERGKHARSAFGVAQIPLGACVEIELIAEVQ; encoded by the coding sequence ATGGCTCAATCGAATGTGTATGACAAGCTGAAGGAACTGGGCATCGAACTGCCCGTCGCGGGCGCGCCCGCTGCCGCGTATGTGATGAGCGCGCAAAGCGGCAACACGGTGTACCTGTCGGGTCACATCGCGAAGAAAGACGGCAAGGTGTGGGCCGGCAAGCTCGGCGACAACGTCAGCACGGAAGAAGGCAAGACGGCCGCACGTTCGGTCGCGATCGATCTGCTCGCGACATTGCACACGCATGTCGGCGACCTGAACCGCGTGACGCGCATCGTCAAGGTGATGAGCCTCGTGAACTCGACGCTCGATTTCACCGAGCAGCACATCGTCACGAACGGCGCATCGGAACTGATCGCCGACGTGTTCGGCGAGCGCGGCAAGCACGCGCGTTCGGCATTCGGCGTCGCGCAGATTCCGCTTGGCGCATGCGTCGAGATCGAACTGATTGCCGAGGTGCAATAA
- a CDS encoding PhzF family phenazine biosynthesis protein, with the protein MQEQTVRFKQVDVFTSVPFKGNPLAVVFDADTLDTEQMQAIARWTNLSETTFLLKPTDPSADYRVRIFTTGGELPFAGHPTLGSAHAWREAGNQPKQPGRLVQQCAAGLIELTEDDSARNVWAFAAPPARVKPLAQSEYAALADALRSDAIDYTAQPCGVDNGPKWLIVRMKSADACLALDPDAAALRRVAQTAGALGLAAYGPHDANGPATFELRCLLLGGNLGVGEDPVTGSANAAVAGLLTTQNMRPGSQYSVRQGTALGRAGDVYVRYDDAAGKTWIGGASVTIIDGTFRLP; encoded by the coding sequence ATGCAAGAGCAAACCGTCCGTTTCAAACAGGTCGATGTATTCACGTCCGTGCCGTTCAAAGGTAATCCGCTCGCGGTGGTTTTCGATGCGGACACACTCGACACCGAACAGATGCAGGCCATTGCGCGCTGGACGAATCTGTCGGAGACGACGTTCCTGCTAAAGCCGACCGACCCGTCGGCCGATTACCGGGTGCGCATCTTCACGACGGGAGGCGAGTTGCCGTTCGCCGGCCATCCGACGCTCGGCAGCGCGCACGCCTGGCGCGAAGCGGGCAATCAGCCGAAGCAGCCGGGCCGCCTCGTCCAGCAATGCGCGGCGGGCCTGATCGAACTGACGGAAGACGATAGCGCGCGCAACGTGTGGGCATTCGCTGCGCCGCCCGCGCGCGTCAAGCCGCTGGCGCAGAGCGAATACGCCGCGCTCGCCGATGCGTTGCGTAGCGATGCAATCGATTACACGGCGCAGCCGTGCGGTGTCGACAATGGTCCCAAATGGCTCATCGTCCGTATGAAATCGGCGGACGCATGTCTCGCGCTCGATCCCGATGCGGCGGCGCTGCGGCGTGTCGCGCAAACGGCAGGCGCGCTAGGCCTTGCGGCTTACGGCCCTCATGACGCAAATGGCCCGGCAACTTTCGAGTTGCGCTGCCTGCTATTGGGCGGCAACCTCGGTGTAGGGGAAGACCCTGTCACGGGCAGCGCGAACGCCGCGGTCGCGGGGCTGCTGACCACGCAGAACATGCGGCCCGGCAGTCAATACAGCGTACGCCAGGGCACCGCGCTCGGCCGCGCCGGCGACGTCTATGTCCGCTACGACGATGCAGCAGGCAAGACCTGGATAGGCGGCGCGTCGGTGACGATTATCGACGGCACATTCCGTCTGCCGTGA